The region GGCACGTCGTGCCAGGCATGAGGCAGATCAATGACGCGCATGTGGCGGAGCCGGGGCTGGCCGTCGTGGAAGTCGCGGCCGCCGACGACCAGACGGCCTTCGCCCTGCAGGAAGTACTCGCCACGCGGTGGGTGACCGCGACGGCGGACCGTACGACACGCGTGCCCGGCGAGCCCGGCGTACAGCTGCGCTGCTACCTGGACCTGCGACAGGAGCTCGGCACGTAGAGGTACCCGCCCCGAAGGGGCCAATACCGCGGCGTCGCAGGCCTCTTCGCCTGCTCAGCGCGAACGGCACGCGTCAATCGCGGCGCGTACCGCGTCCGCCTGCAGCCACTCCTGTTCGTGGGCTTCGGCGGGCGGACGTCCGGTGTGTACGAGGGAGTCGGCCGCGGCGGCGACCGCCTTGGGTGTCGCGTAGACGCGCCGGAGTGAGGTGACCGGCCCGCGGGGGATGGAGTATCCGGGGCCGACGTAGGCGTACGCCCAGCCCGTCTCCTCGTGCCACAGGAGACGGATTCCGCCCGGACCGACGCAGCGGCTCACATCCCAGCTCAGCCGGATACGCATCCGCTCGTCCGGGCGGGCGCCCAGGTTGAGGCGGACGGTGCCCGGCGGGACACCGCGGTCGACCAGCGCCTGGTCCACCGCGGTGGCGTACGGCCAGTGCGGCAAAGTGCGGGGCAACAGGCCTGGAAGTCCTGGCGGTTGGAGCAGCACGGCTCTCGCCTCCACGGGTGGGGTCGGAGGGGTCAGGAGACGCGCAGGAGTGTGGTGGCGGGGCGGATCGCGCCGGTCCCGAACTTGGCGCGGATGCGGTCGCTGACTTCTTCGGCGACCAGCCGGGCTTCGCGCGCGCCGTCGAAGCTGATCTGTTCGGCCACCTGGCCGGCGGCGACCAGGTCCTCGCCCTTCATCGTGATCCCGGTGAGGCGGCCTCGCTGAAGTCCTGCCGCATCGATCAACCGGTACGCCGGCGTGCGCAGATCGTCGTCGTGAGCGGAGGCCTCCGGGAGCCGGCGGGTCTTCTCCCACGTGGTGCCTCCGGCGAAGCGCAGGGTCAGGGTCAGACCGCGGGCCGCCTGGCCCCGACCACGGAGCTGGTGGGCGAGGGTGACGACCAGGTCGAGCAGGGCCGCTCTGACAGCGGCGCCGTCCAGGGTGTGCCGGGGGAAGGTGCGGCTCACGCTCGCGGAAGCGGGCAGGGCACGCGGAGTGACGGGGCGGGGGTCGATGCCGCGGGCCCGGTCGGCCGCCTGGCGTCCGGCCCGGCCGCCCAGAAGGCGCTGCACCGTCGCCGGCGGAACGGCGGCGAGCAGGCCGACGCAGTGCACGCCGTAGTCGCGCAGGGCCTGGGCCTGGCGGGGGCCGATGCCGTGGAGGGCTTCCACGGGCAGCGGTCCGAGCCAGTCGGCCGCCTGGCGGGAGTCGATGGCGAGGACGCCGCCCGGCTCCGTGATCTGACCGGAGGCCGTGGCCGCGACCGTGACGGTGGGCCCGATCCCGACCCTCACGTCGACGCCCAGCCGGGAGATGGTCCGCACCCGCAGCACCTCCCCCAGCCGACGCCCGTCCACGCCGTGGTAGCGCAGCGCGCCCTTCAGCTCCACCAGGGCCGCCGACGGGGGCAGCGCCTGGACGACCGGGGACAGCTCCGCCAACTGCTCGAGGACCTGCCGGTAGACGTCCTCCGGGAGCCGGTCCGGGCAGCGCACATGCATCACACTCGCCACCCGCCATGCCTCAGTCCCTGCCTCCATGACACCCACCTCCTCCACCCCACGTTATCGAACTAGACTTCGAACACGCGAGACGGCGAACCCTATCGCTCTCAGATCTAGAATCGGAAACATGTTCGATGACCTGCCGCCTGACCTGGCACGACTGCTCACCCTGCGGGTGTGGCACGCCATGTGGCTGCAGCGCATCGACACCAAGATCGCCGCCCTTCAGGAGCGGGAAGCCGAACAGGAACAGGGCCGGAACAACCGGCCACAGGAGCCGGACTGGATTGTCGAACTCGGTATCGGCAACGGACGCCCGCCCATCGAGGTGCACGTCGGCGGCTGTTACGCCGCGGGCAAACGACGACGCTCCGTCCCGCGCGACGAAGCCCGCCAGCTCCTCACCTCGGGCGTGCGCGCCTGCACCCACTGCAAGCCCGACGCCCAGCTCCGCATCCTCGACTGACAGCAAGGGTCGGCACCCGGAACAGGATCCATGATGACAACTCCCGCACCTCCGATCACGGAGCCCGACCCGTCCGCGCTGACCTGCCCCGGTGACCGGGTCGGCCTCTGCGCCGGGTGCCAGCGCAAGACACACAAGTACGGCAGTGGCGGCTGTCCGCTGTGCCAGTGGTGCATGGCGCCCGTGATGGAGCAGTGGGGTCCGACCCTGCGCTACGTCAGCACGCGCGCGTAGCTGCATACCCGGTCGGGTGAAGCTGTTCGGACGGGAGAACCTCCGGGGGCGCCGGCACGTCATGCCAGGCATGAGGCAGATCAATGACGCGCATGTGGCCGTGCCGGGCCTGGCCGTGGTGGAGGTCGCGGCCGCAGATGGCGGGACCGCCTTCGCGGTCCAGGAACTGCTCGCCGCGCGGTGCGCCATCGCGCCATCGCGCCATCGGACCGTACGACCCGGGAGCCCGGCGAGCCCGGCGTGCTTCTGCGGTTCTTCCTGGACCTTCACCAGGACGCCGACACGTAGAGCTGCTGGCCCTTCGTTCCCCTCACGTGGGAGTACGAGGCGTGGTGGCCGGAGGCACTGGAAAGCATCCGGAGGACGGCCGGGAGTGAGGAACTTGCCCGGGACAGCCCGCCTGCAGCACGCGGGACGTTTTTCTGTCCCCCGAAGGGCCTCCCGTGGCGAAGAAGAAGTCCCGCAGCGTTCAGTCACAGGTCATACAGGATGACGCCGCATCACCCCTGGGCACTCGTGTCCGTCAGTTGGCTGTCGGAGCGGGACTCCTGGCGCCGCAAGCAGTGGTCGCCGTCGCTTTTCCGACCTTTGCGCTCGTCGCGGCAAGTGTTGAACTTGCCGTGCCAGTAGCGATCTTGCTCACGGCGCTGTACGCGCGGGAATCGGCCGGTGAGCGAGCCTTCCACCTCCTGCGAATGGTGCTGAACCGGCCTGAGCCACCCGCTCAGCAGTAGTTCGCTAGGCGGAGTCCGAGGCAGTTGTTAGTCAGTCCCCCACTGCAGGAGAGCGAAGCGGCCTTCGGTGCGACCGCGTCAGCTCCGGATTGCCCGGCTCAGGAGCCTCCGGAAGTCCCCCGAGGTCAACTCGTTCGACGGGCAGAAGCCGTGGGGATTCCTCCGTGGACGGCGTGCTCCTGGTGACGGTCGGGCCCGTGCCGAGTCGGCGTCGCGTGGTGCTCATGGCGGGAGTCTGGCGCATGCCCCGGGGACCCCGGGGAGCCCCCATCTGCCATGACACTGCCTCAGGCTCGGGTACGCCATGGCGAAGCACGGCGCCGATCAGGGCGAGGGCGACCATGGTGAGGTCGGGAGCGTGGGGCCAGGCGCCGGTTCCGGTGTCCGCGTCGATATGGCCCGCTCTGTGACCTCGCCCGAGGCGCTCATCGACGTCGGGCGAGCAGTACGGAACGTCGCCCTAGGCGCCCCGCTGCCGCCGGGCCGGCTTCTTCGCCGCCGCGGACTTCTTCGCGGTCTTCTTGGCAGGCGCCTTCCTCGCCGTCTTCCCGGCCGTCTTCTTCTTGGCCGTCGGCATCTCGTGGACCTCGGCATCGCCGGCGTCCTCGCCGCGTGCGGCCTGCGCCTTGCGGACGCTCTCCTGCAGGGCGGCCATCAGGTCGACGACCTGGCCGCCCGGCTCCTCGGCCTCCTCGGTCGCCGAGTTGGCCGTGGCCGAGCTGGAATGGCAGGAGTGGATGATCGCCCGCAGGCGGGTCAATGCGGTGCTGGCTCCGGACGGCGGCGACACCGCTGGCACGGAGGTCACCCCGGATGTGCGGGATGCGGACGCGCAGTCGGCGCCCCGGGATGCGGTGAAGCCGAGGTCGCAGGTGCCGGTGTGGTGTGAGGGGCTGGCCTGGGGTGCTGTCGTTGGACTACCAGCGCATTCTCAAGGCGCTCGCGGACCGGGCCCGGCTTGGTCAGGGACCGCTGACCTGCCAGGAGATGGCCGCGGGCTTCGGCATGGACGTAGTGCCGGCGCGGGTGGAGGCGCTGCGGTCGAAACGTCTGGTCGCGCGCGGCTGGCCGGCCGAGCCCGCGCCGGGCCGGTTCACTTGTCGTTCTGGTCACCAGACACGGGGGCATGGGTGGTCCAGGCCCAGGGGGGCGAAGAGCCGGGTCGTCGTGCGACGGCCTGGTTCCGCGCCGTTTGGTCTTTCTTACTGCCCCGCAGCCGTAAGTGTCCGTACACCATCGCCGGGGGCTCGCCGAACATGTCGGCGGTCTGCTGGATGGTCTTCTGCCGCTCGGCGTAGAGCCGTTGGGCGCCAGCCGGCCGGAGCGTCGTCTCGGCTCGGCACCGGTTGATCATCGTGGCCGGGCCAGGAGGATGGCGACGTCATCGTGCAGTGGTGCGGGCAGGAGTTGGCTGAAGACATGGTCACGGGTCTCGCAGAGTGTCGGGCGAGATTGTCCTAGTGCGTGGGCCAGTCGGCCCAGGCCGTGGTCCAGATCGTGGTCGTGGCTTTCGATGAGCCCATCGGTGTACAGGGCGAGAAAGCTGCCCGGCGGCAGGGGGACGCGTTCGGACTCGAAGGCGTCACTAAAAGGGGCGCCCAGAGGTGGACCACAGGTCCCGTCGAGGAACCGCACGGCGCCGTGGGGGTCGACGAGGAGTGGCGGAGGATGGCCGGCGCGGGTGATCAGGCAGCTGGCGGTGGCGGGGTCGTAGACCGCGTAGGCGCAGGTGGCCAGCTCACTGTCGCCGAAGTCGGCCACAGTGGCGTCCAGCTGCTGCAGCAGGTCGATGGGGGGCACGCTCTGGGAGGCCAGGGCGCGGGCCATGGTCCGCAGCTGGCCCATGAACGCCGCGGCACGGATGCCGTGTCCCATGACGTCTCCGATGATCAGGCCGGTCTTGTTGTCAGAGAGGGTGAGGACATCGAGCCAGTCGCCCCCCACTTCGTTGTCGCTGCTGGCCGGGAGGTAGCCACTGGCGAGTTCGAGTCCGGGCACGGTGGGCAGTGGCTTGAGGAGGCTGCGCTGCAGGGTGAGGGCCGCTTCGCGGCGGCTGGCGTACAGGCGGGCGTTGTCGATGTTCAGCGCGGCCCGGGCCACGAGTTCATTGATCAGCACCGTGTCTTGTTCGTCGA is a window of Streptomyces sp. NBC_00271 DNA encoding:
- a CDS encoding DUF6207 family protein, which translates into the protein MRQINDAHVAEPGLAVVEVAAADDQTAFALQEVLATRWVTATADRTTRVPGEPGVQLRCYLDLRQELGT
- a CDS encoding DNA polymerase Y family protein, whose product is MEAGTEAWRVASVMHVRCPDRLPEDVYRQVLEQLAELSPVVQALPPSAALVELKGALRYHGVDGRRLGEVLRVRTISRLGVDVRVGIGPTVTVAATASGQITEPGGVLAIDSRQAADWLGPLPVEALHGIGPRQAQALRDYGVHCVGLLAAVPPATVQRLLGGRAGRQAADRARGIDPRPVTPRALPASASVSRTFPRHTLDGAAVRAALLDLVVTLAHQLRGRGQAARGLTLTLRFAGGTTWEKTRRLPEASAHDDDLRTPAYRLIDAAGLQRGRLTGITMKGEDLVAAGQVAEQISFDGAREARLVAEEVSDRIRAKFGTGAIRPATTLLRVS
- a CDS encoding DUF6233 domain-containing protein; translation: MFDDLPPDLARLLTLRVWHAMWLQRIDTKIAALQEREAEQEQGRNNRPQEPDWIVELGIGNGRPPIEVHVGGCYAAGKRRRSVPRDEARQLLTSGVRACTHCKPDAQLRILD
- a CDS encoding DUF6207 family protein, yielding MRHRAIAPSDRTTREPGEPGVLLRFFLDLHQDADT